A DNA window from Vigna angularis cultivar LongXiaoDou No.4 chromosome 1, ASM1680809v1, whole genome shotgun sequence contains the following coding sequences:
- the LOC128194457 gene encoding uncharacterized protein LOC128194457 isoform X2, whose amino-acid sequence MLSPALIRPLQDLELSDAASCGWGIHLGRNIVVVLETLKDTSWWEITILMGIAKTEQKPRSNVGAVDRGWRSRRCRQEAGGDFGYDPAMRTIEEVALAPERQASKVKGTMSISLKFDV is encoded by the exons ATGCTTTCACCAGCCTTAATAAGACCACTCCAGGACTTGGAATTGTCCGATGCGGCTTCGTGTGGTTGGGGAATTCACTTGGGGCGAAACATAGTGGTAGTCTTGGAGACTTTGAAGGACACCTCGTGGTGGGAGATCACAATTTTGATGGGAATAGCGAAAACAGAGCAAAAACCTAGAAGTAACGTTGGAGCTGTTGATAGGGGTTGGAGGTCGCGGAGGTGTCGACAAGAGGCTGGCGGCGACTTCGGCTATGACCCAGCGATGAGAACGATAGAGGAGGTGGCATTGGCGCCTGAGAGGCAGGCATCGAAGGTGAAGGGGACGATGAGTATATCGTTGAA GTTTGATGTATAG
- the LOC128194457 gene encoding uncharacterized protein LOC128194457 isoform X1, with translation MLSPALIRPLQDLELSDAASCGWGIHLGRNIVVVLETLKDTSWWEITILMGIAKTEQKPRSNVGAVDRGWRSRRCRQEAGGDFGYDPAMRTIEEVALAPERQASKVKGTMSISLNIRNMQKFLGLLI, from the exons ATGCTTTCACCAGCCTTAATAAGACCACTCCAGGACTTGGAATTGTCCGATGCGGCTTCGTGTGGTTGGGGAATTCACTTGGGGCGAAACATAGTGGTAGTCTTGGAGACTTTGAAGGACACCTCGTGGTGGGAGATCACAATTTTGATGGGAATAGCGAAAACAGAGCAAAAACCTAGAAGTAACGTTGGAGCTGTTGATAGGGGTTGGAGGTCGCGGAGGTGTCGACAAGAGGCTGGCGGCGACTTCGGCTATGACCCAGCGATGAGAACGATAGAGGAGGTGGCATTGGCGCCTGAGAGGCAGGCATCGAAGGTGAAGGGGACGATGAGTATATCGTTGAA TATTCGGAATATGCAGAAGTTCCTGGGACTCCTCATATAG
- the LOC108321126 gene encoding uncharacterized protein LOC108321126: MAAASRKSRNAVIGSLSSTPRFYNSHFRSHTTSSSSSSSPSGFASSTSSFSSPSTTFFNRSSSPTRVNLCGSSAPSVRFSLDHRSVSPNRSIAVAPRAAASRQGSINPHQPKRTCMCSPTTHPGSFRCSLHKKSHAPAPYSPNRLNARRSAMTNSLVRIRGVEGDLVKRALAALIRPSSHQQRRRGDFHPRPSRLSVMTKAEDL; this comes from the coding sequence atggCGGCAGCTTCTAGAAAATCAAGAAACGCAGTAATTGGATCCCTCTCATCCACTCCTAGATTCTACAACTCTCACTTTCGCTCTCACACtacttcttcctcctcctcttcttcaccCTCAGGTTTTGCATCTTCCACTTCCAGCTTCTCTTCTCCTTCAACCACCTTTTTTAACCGCTCTTCCTCCCCCACTCGTGTCAACCTCTGCGGTTCCTCCGCTCCCTCCGTGCGCTTCTCTCTCGACCACCGCTCCGTCTCTCCGAACCGCTCCATCGCGGTTGCGCCGCGAGCCGCCGCGTCCAGACAGGGGAGTATTAACCCGCACCAGCCGAAGCGGACGTGCATGTGCTCGCCTACGACGCACCCTGGCTCCTTCCGCTGCAGTCTGCACAAGAAGAGCCACGCGCCGGCGCCGTACTCCCCGAATCGCCTCAACGCGCGCAGATCGGCGATGACGAACTCGCTCGTGAGAATTCGCGGAGTGGAGGGAGATCTCGTCAAACGAGCTCTCGCAGCGTTGATTCGACCTTCCTCGCACCAGCAGAGACGGCGTGGAGACTTTCATCCGAGGCCGAGCAGGCTCTCCGTCATGACCAAAGCAGAGGACCTTTGA